From Fusarium fujikuroi IMI 58289 draft genome, chromosome FFUJ_chr07, a single genomic window includes:
- a CDS encoding related to HOL1 protein: protein MDDLKPKQSMDEKVGDTALSSDLKDSEGYIAQVDTAHHGNLKLAKDGHTVLIPQPSDDTRDPLNWSPVKKHVILFIISFAAFLPDYGSAVGAVTLIPQAAQWNMSQDTVNHSQVGNVFMLGAGGIFVVALSAWAGRLPVLFYFLVIAAATAAWCAAATTFESFMAARILNGFFSTVSQGGGLMFIFDMFFFHERARKINIWAAFIILSPYMGPLLTAFIITTEPWPIAFWVYFTETSLALILTILFVEETYYDRRITAANQPPRGSRIGNLLGYAQYRSRHLRNSFGQACMRPIRVILKPTVFLSCLYYLLTFAWVVGINTTLSIFLTPLYNFGPKQIGFFYFTPVVAAILGEVVGHWLHDGIATQFIKTHNGHFEPEIRLRAIWFSTPFMLAGLVGLGFALQEGYHYMITALFWGLYVFGIMVTTVALNAYNLDSYPEASGEVSAWINFARTTGGFIISYFQVKWANSVGAKVSFGTQAGICAFAFLIVLVLQVFGKRMRAKSGKLCFPTA, encoded by the exons ATGGACGATCTCAAACCCAAGCAATCAATGGATGAAAAAGTCGGCGACACTGCATTGTCTTCAGACCTCAAAGATTCAGAAGGCTACATAGCCCAAGTTGACACTGCCCACCATGGCAACCTCAAGCTCGCCAAGGATGGCCATACCGTTCTGATTCCACAGCCCTCTGACGATACACGTGATCCTCTCAACTGGAGCCCTGTCAAGAAACATgttatcctcttcatcatcagtttCGCAGCCTTTCTTCCGGATTATGGCAGCGCTGTTGGCGCAGTTACTCTTATTCCACAGGCAGC ACAATGGAACATGAGCCAAGATACAGTCAACCACTCACAAGTTGGTAACGTTTTCATGCTCGGCGCAGGCGGTATCTTTGTTGTAGCCCTCTCCGCATGGGCAGGCCGTCTCCCCGTCCTATTCTACTTCCTTGTTATAGCCGCAGCTACAGCAGCATGGTGTGCTGCTGCTACGACCTTTGAGTCTTTCATGGCAGCGCGTATCCTCAATGGCTTCTTCAGTACTGTCTCGCAGGGTGGAGGATTGATGTTCATCTTTGAcatgttcttcttccatgagCGTGCTCGCAAGATTAATATCTGGGCTGCCTTCATTATCCTCTCTCCGTATATGGGTCCTTTGTTGACTGCCTTTATCATTACGACAGAGCCGTGGCCCATTGCTTTCTGGGTATACTTTACTGAG ACTTCGCTTGCGCTCATCCTCACAATCCTGTTTGTCGAAGAGACCTACTATGACCGTCGCATCACTGCTGCCAATCAACCACCTCGAGGATCACGCATCGGCAATCTGTTAGGTTATGCCCAGTACCGATCTCGCCACCTTCGTAACAGCTTCGGCCAAGCCTGTATGCGCCCAATTCGCGTCATCCTCAAGCCAAccgtcttcttgtcttgcctttACTACCTACTGACCTTTGCATGGGTCGTTGGTATCAACACAACCTTATCAATCTTCCTTACACCGCTATACAACTTTGGGCCCAAGCAGATCGGTTTCTTCTATTTCACACCCGTTGTTGCCGCGATTTTGGGAGAGGTAGTCGGCCACTGGCTCCACGATGGAATTGCCACACAGTTCATCAAAACGCACAACGGTCACTTTGAGCCCGAAATCAGACTACGTGCAATTTGGTTCAGCACCCCGTTCATGCTCGCCGGTTTGGTCGGGCTGGGCTTCGCTCTTCAGGAGGGGTATCACTACATGATTACGGCCTTGTTCTGGGGCCTGTATGTCTTTGGTATCATGGTAACTACAGTTGCTCTGAATGCATATAACCTCGACAGCTATCCAGAAGCATCCGGGGAGGTATCTGCATGGATCAATTTCGCGCGAA CTACTGGGGGTTTTATCATCAGCTATTTTCAAGTCAAATGGGCCAACTCGGTCGGCGCAAAAGTCAGCTTCGGTACTCAGGCAGGTATCTGTGCTTTTGCATTTCTTATCGTTCTTGTGTTGCAGGTGTTTGGGAAAAGAATGAGAGCGAAGAGTGGAAAATTATGTTTCCCTACTGCATAG
- a CDS encoding ADH4-Alcohol dehydrogenase IV codes for MKDFEYDVQTNRVIFGSGSITKLPAEIKRLEVSRPLLLCTPGKRHLADPLSDIIKDASLDVAGIFANATAHTPTSVTEQGTAFLGSVSADCVVSIGGGSVVGLGKAISIRSGVPHISIPTTYSGSEMTPILGETQDGIKTTRSNPKILPVVVIYDVDLTLTLPPVICSTSGVNAIAHAVEALYAQNANPITSILALEGIKSLAEALPQIVESPDSKAPRDQALYGAWLCGTVLGNSSMGLHHKICHVLGGSFGLPHAETHTVMLPHSLSYNAPCIPDQMAKLAAVLPGSNGDALKGLEVLFSKLPVPRGLDELGMEESDIERATQIATSRQYPNPRPLEFKWISELLRRAWAGESAEATLQ; via the coding sequence ATGAAGGACTTTGAGTACGACGTCCAGACGAACCGAGTCATCTTCGGCTCTGGCAGTATCACAAAACTCCCTGCCGAAATAAAGCGCCTCGAGGTCTCTCGACCACTCCTCCTTTGCACGCCTGGGAAGCGTCATCTCGCCGATCCATTGTccgacatcatcaaagaTGCTTCTCTAGATGTCGCTGGTATTTTTGCCAACGCCACAGCGCACACTCCGACATCTGTAACCGAACAAGGAACTGCCTTTCTTGGCTCTGTGTCAGCAGACTGCGTTGTTTCTATAGGTGGCGGATCAGTAGTTGGACTCGGGAAGGCCATCTCCATCCGTTCAGGCGTACCTCACATCAGCATTCCAACGACCTATTCAGGCTCGGAAATGACTCCCATCCTCGGAGAAACGCAAGACGGCATCAAAACTACTCGGTCCAACCCCAAGATCCTGCCTGTTGTTGTTATCTACGATGTGGACCTCACTTTGACCCTACCGCCTGTCATTTGCAGTACATCCGGAGTCAACGCAATCGCCCATGCAGTCGAGGCACTCTACGCACAAAATGCCAACCCCATCACTTCGATACTCGCCCTTGAGGGAATCAAGTCATTAGCGGAGGCGTTGCCTCAAATTGTGGAAAGCCCCGACTCTAAGGCTCCTCGAGATCAGGCTCTATATGGCGCATGGCTTTGCGGCACAGTCCTAGGCAACTCATCAATGGGACTTCATCACAAAATCTGCCATGTGCTCGGTGGATCGTTCGGACTACCTCATGCTGAAACGCACACTGTCATGCTTCCCCATTCCCTGTCTTATAATGCACCCTGTATCCCTGACCAGATGGCCAAACTAGCTGCTGTTCTCCCCGGAAGCAATGGGGATGCGTTGAAAGGATTGGAGGTACTGTTCAGCAAGCTGCCAGTACCACGCGGATTGGATGAGTTGGGAATGGAAGAAAGTGATATTGAAAGGGCAACTCAGATTGCCACAAGTAGACAATACCCGAACCCACGCCCTTTGGAGTTCAAATGGATTTCTGAACTACTGCGGCGGGCTTGGGCTGGGGAGTCTGCAGAAGCAACCTTACAGTAG
- a CDS encoding related to peroxisomal amine oxidase (copper-containing), translating into MRPTISLILCLFAIPNGISAYPGPAGPATRPHSLKRLSEYKSSTSGCSSGQEVVIKAPVKNIFQSLTDEEYAHVTAYLHEQKDLNLTAVVNSTSWDNVIVSLDLLQPNKTGALTYLEGHGPAPVRYARAILQFNSKLQPYIQEYMVGPLPIQKGLTHHEELNYIFTSGRGRINVYNADGEAIAAFNLKIGTEIKDITKELLNGTATGAETDNLLIAGSDPLIHRNDRVYQWNEFYSAHTGEFYSETVLPTSLQFKVDLTGRDPSKWKVVGWYYDGNFWPTTAAFRKGIKTLKRRPGPVVDGSWTSTDQQGDSFPRDHLYPPISVQPDGPRFGVDREQNYVEWMDFSFFLSNHKETGLQLHDVRFKGERLIYEFGLQEALAHYASQDPLHASSAYLDSSYGIGTSQWNLVDGFDCPSHATYLNTTFYISETTHVHPNSLCLFEYDTGYPIQRHLTTDYVSATKNIVFTVRSVSTVGNYDYLFEYSFYYDGSITVTVRASGYIQGAFWSGDGDYGYHIHDNLSGSMHDHVINFKLDLDVKGTKNSLMKTEFVPHTQVYPWSDGQSINTMKVNRTYIASEDDSKINWAPNGAASYSVVNRDKLNDFGEAPGYSITPNSGSTAYLTVQSSSALGQAANWANHNLYALQRHDTEPKSAYAYNSHDLNRPAVDFNKFFNGESLDQEDIVLYFNLGMHHLPNTADLPNTVTTKAVSSMLISPQNYFAGDVSRRTVHQVRMSFDKNSNVTGVKRFGVKQPTCALDMNTVAPDLSTFVGEIEIPKFPWNPSGSLQTNPGG; encoded by the exons ATGCGTCCCACTATCAGCCTGATCCTCTGCCTTTTTGCCATCCCGAATGGGATATCGGCTTATCCTGGCCCCGCTGGTCCAGCAACACGGCCTCATTCCCTTAAGCGCCTTTCAGAGTACAAGTCCTCTACATCAGGATGCAGCTCTGGTCAAGAGGTAGTCATCAAGGCGCCAGTGAAGAATATTTTCCAAAGTCTCACGGATGAGGAATATGCCCATGTTACGGCGTATCTTCATGAGCAGAAAGACCTCAACTTGACTGCTGTAGTCAACTCAACCTC CTGGGATAATGTAATCGTGTCTCTGGACCTATTACAGCCAAACAAGACAGGTGCATTGACGTATCTTGAAGGCCACGGTCCTGCTCCAGTCCGCTATGCCAGAGCAATTCTCCAGTTTAACTCAAAATTGCAGCCCTATATCCAAGAGTACATGGTCGGGCCTCTGCCCATCCAAAAGGGTCTGACACATCATGAAGAACTCAACTACATATTCACATCTGGCCGAGGCCGGATTAATGTGTACAACGCTGACGGTGAAGCCATTGCTGctttcaacctcaagattGGCACCGAGATAAAAGACATCACCAAGGAGCTTCTCAATGGT ACTGCAACAGGTGCCGAAACCGATAATCTGCTGATTGCAGGCAGTGACCCTCTGATTCATCGTAACGATAGGGTCTACCAGTGGAACGAGTTCTACTCTGCTCATACTGGCGAATTCTACTCGGAAACAGTCCTACCCACCAGTTTGCAATTCAAGGTTGACCTCACGGGCCGAGATCCATCCAAGTGGAAGGTGGTGGGCTGGTACTACGACGGCAACTTCTGGCCAACGACTGCCGCTTTTCGCAAGGGCATCAAGACCTTGAAGCGAAGGCCAGGACCAGTCGTCGATGGATCCTGGACTTCTACTGATCAGCAAGGCGATAGCTTTCCTCGTGATCATCTATACCCTCCCATTTCAGTCCAACCTGATGGTCCCCGATTTGGAGTGGATAGAGAGCAGAACTACGTCGAATGGA TGGACTTTAGCTTCTTCCTTTCTAATCACAAAGAAACGGGCTTGCAGCTACACGACGTTCGATTCAAGGGCGAACGCCTGATCTATGAGTTTGGTCTTCAAGAGGCTCTTGCGCATTACGCTTCACAAGACCCGCTGCATGCCTCATCGGCATATCTTGATTCCTCATATGGTATAGGCACCAGTCAATGGAACCTCGTTGACGGTTTTGACTGCCCGTCTCACGCTACCTATCTCAACACAACGTTTTACATCAGCGAGACTACCCACGTGCACCCAAACAGTTTGTGTCTGTTTGAGTACGATACTGGTTATCCTATTCAACGACACTTGACCACGGACTATGTTTCTGCAACCAAGAACATTGTTTTCACCGTACGCAGCGTTTCCACGGTGGGCAACTATGACTATCTCTTTGAGTACTCTTTCTACTATGATGGATCCATCACCGTTACTGTTCGGGCCTCGGGCTATATCCAGGGAGCCTTTTGGTCAGGAGACGGCGATTACGGTTATCATATTCATGATAATTTGTCTGGATCTATGCACGACCATgtcatcaacttcaagctGGACCTGGATGTCAAGGGTACTAAGAACAGTCTGATGAAGACTGAGTTTGTACCACATACTCAAGT CTATCCATGGTCTGATGGTCAGTCTATCAATACCATGAAGGTTAACCGCACGTACATTGCCAGCGAGGATGACAGCAAGATAAACTGGGCACCAAATGGAGCTGCTTCATATTCCGTTGTTAATAGGGATAAGCTGAATGACTTTGGGGAGGCACCCGGTTACTCCATAACCCCGA ATAGCGGTAGTACTGCGTATCTGACTGTTCAGTCATCCTCGGCCCTTGGTCAAGCCGCCAATTGGGCCAATCATAACCTTTACGCCCTCCAACGCCACGACACTGAGCCCAAGAGCGCATACGCCTATAATAGCCACGACTTGAATCGCCCAGCGGTCGACTtcaacaagttcttcaaTGGAGAAAGTCTTGATCAGGAAGACATTGTTTT ATACTTCAATCTAGGCATGCATCACCTGCCCAACACAGCCGACCTGCCCAACACTGTGACTACGAAAGCTGTATCTTCAATGTTGATCTCTCCACAGAATTACTTTGCTGGTGATGTATCACGACGGACTGTGCATCAAGTTCGTATGTCCTTTGACAAGAACTCCAATGTCACCGGGGTAAAGAGATTTGGTGTGAAGCAGCCGACATGCGCGCTTGATATGAACACAGTGGCCCCTGACCTGAGCACGTTTGTCGGGGAGATCGAGATTCCCAAGTTTCCTTGGAATCCGAGTGGCAGTCTGCAGACAAACCCTGGTGGCTAA